The Prunus dulcis chromosome 5, ALMONDv2, whole genome shotgun sequence genomic sequence GCAGGTCAGTTACCAAATATTTTCTGTAGTCTTTTGCATTTTAGTTACTTTTAATTTGTTAGAATTTATATTGCTGCAAACAATACACtattttaagaaaagaatTAAACTTACGATTAGAAACTTTGAAAAACAATGGATTCTCTGCGTGAATAAAATGTAAACTTACTGTTAAGATATTGTCTTGAGCTTAAGCTATAAACTAAGAAACTTTCTTCAGCGGATTCAGTTCATCCACTTGCTTGATATGTTGAATTGTATCCAACCGAGTTGTGTGACGTCTCACGGCTCTTCAACCATATTGCAGGTGTATTTTAAAATGTTGGATGCACTTTTGGCCGAAGAAAAGACTCCAAATGAGTACTCTGGCCAAACTCAGGTTTGTCATCCCATTTTTCCTCGTCATACTCTCTCACTAGCTTCTAATGCTTCCAGacatagatatatatatatatgttcattGACTGTCAAAAGAATTGTAGGTCATACTTTGCAATGATTGTGAGAAGAAAGGAACTGCTCCCTTCCATTGGCTTTACCACAAGTGCTCCTCTTGTGGTTCATACAACACCAGGATTCTGTGACTCAATTCGACACAATAGATgatgaatttactttatgtaaagaaattaaatttcaaCACTTATGTTATGAATATGTATATTAAGCTCCCTTATTTTGAGATCTTAATTTCATAATGTTgtcaattattttaatatgcTATAGTTAGTTCATTGAGTTAAAACACTGCGCACAGTTATCTGGAGATAGAAAAtgttattcaaataaacaaatagtCGATTATAAACTCATTTGTGAAACATTGAAAGCCGAAGTTCtatacaaagaagaaaaaaaagctcaGTATtgtggatttttatttattaaaaaaaaaaaaaaattgttggtGTTCCCGTGTGAATTATCAATTCAAgatggaagaaaataaaatacttcATCTAAAGCTTACTGATCAGTTGACGCTGGTAAGACTAAAGCATGATGCAGCATTCTTCAATGCGTTCTCCGCATACTCCATCGTTTGTGTTGTGTCCTTAAATGATTCTTCGGAGCTGCAAGTAAAATGTTGCATCATGAAGAGAACAAAACAATGAACCAGAACCTTAAATCATAATCATTTAGTGCTTTATATTGCATAACCAAAGTGATGATAAAAAATTGTACCTTGACTCGTAAGCCTCTTTGGAATCAATGTAGGACTGTCTGTCGTCGATGGTGTCGAAAAAGGGATGCAGCTCATCATAATCTTGAACAACATCTGGTTGGAGAGAGAGTGGCTGAAGAACTCCCAGTTGGGATTGAATTGTCTCTAAATTGTCattgttgctgttgttgttaGTGGTACAAGGATTTGAAACCCACAAAGGATTTGCCGCATTGTTATCCTTAGAGTCAATATAAACAGAGCTATAAGCAGCATCACTGCTGTTAGAGTAAGACTGCTGTTGATGGTGGTGTTGTGTTACAGGCAAAGCAGGCATGgcattattgttattattattgtaagGCTGTGGGTTGTGATTGAAAAGAGGGAGGGAATTATTAGGTGGAGCCATGCCCAGTTCTAATTGTGAGGTTACATATTCAGGCACAGATGAAATCTGAtgctggtggtggtgatgtTGCCTGTACATTGCAAGCTGGGCTTGAACAGCTTGAAGCTCTTCCTCTGCCAGCAGAAGTTGGTATTGTAGTTGCCAAATCACCTCCCAACAGCCGTAAACCGGAAACTTGTCACGAATATTGGCCTGGTAAATTATGGACCTCATGGCCTCAAACTTCATTTCAGGCTCCAAGTTTTTAAGTATTTTCACGATGTTGCTAACTCCAAATAGCTTGTGCGCGTTTTGGAACATTTTGGGTTGGTCTGCTGGGAAAAAAGGGGCCAAAGGGCACTCGGGGGTGCACTTTCTTCTTTGGTATTTGCACGCAGCACAGGCCGAGTTAGTGGCACCCTTAAGGGTCATGTTTGGAGAAAACAAGGATTGGAACCAAAGTGGCAGACGAGAGAAGGAAAAACCCAGAAAGCAATTGGAGCTGcgtttgagaagaagaagatgacgaagaagaagaagagtggcGATGAGTTGAACAAgaatgaggaggaggaagaagaagaagaaggtgaagGAGGAGATTGTTGGAAGCAATATGGGAGACATTTTTTTGGATCTGAAAGGGTCTGATAATGTGCGGATTTGCTGGAAGTAGAAGAGACTGAGTAAAAGAAAAGTTTGAAGAGGAAGCGAAATAGACGGGGAAGTCTCTCTGTGTGTAAGACCGTTGGAGAGAAGAGTCCTGAAGTTTTGGGACACTTTTATGGTCATAGCTAC encodes the following:
- the LOC117627405 gene encoding LOB domain-containing protein 27-like, coding for MSPILLPTISSFTFFFFFLLLILVQLIATLLLLRHLLLLKRSSNCFLGFSFSRLPLWFQSLFSPNMTLKGATNSACAACKYQRRKCTPECPLAPFFPADQPKMFQNAHKLFGVSNIVKILKNLEPEMKFEAMRSIIYQANIRDKFPVYGCWEVIWQLQYQLLLAEEELQAVQAQLAMYRQHHHHQHQISSVPEYVTSQLELGMAPPNNSLPLFNHNPQPYNNNNNNAMPALPVTQHHHQQQSYSNSSDAAYSSVYIDSKDNNAANPLWVSNPCTTNNNSNNDNLETIQSQLGVLQPLSLQPDVVQDYDELHPFFDTIDDRQSYIDSKEAYESSSEESFKDTTQTMEYAENALKNAASCFSLTSVN